A genomic region of Exiguobacterium sp. Helios contains the following coding sequences:
- the secA gene encoding preprotein translocase subunit SecA: MFQRVKQLIDEQSRRMRRYEKTVLLINSLEAEMEQKTDEELRILTQSLKTRLQAGEKIEALTGTAFALVREASKRTLGLRHYDVQLLGGLALLSGHIAEMATGEGKTLVASLASFTQALHGQGVHVITVNEYLARRDAEQIGQIHRFLGLTVGINSAELSFEEKQQAYASDITYGVGTEFGFDYLRDHLVMRQEDRLQRPLHFALIDEVDSVLIDEAKTPLIMAERDTVHEGLQQLVRHVVKDFKEDADYSYDEEIKAVALTDQSIETIERIFGIDQLFAAEHAVLFHYVIQALRAHVVLKRDVDYIVKDDKIALVDLFTGRLMEGRSLSDGLHQALEAKEHVSVTEENRTTAQITIQHYFRMYHHVSGMTGTAATSRDEFLKTYRMDVVSIPPNRPKIRIDEADVLFLTSSEKYSAIAAATETAHLTGQPVLIGTTSIEQSLKVADVLDQRQIPYEILNAKTVDQEIRIIESAGRHGRVTIATNMAGRGTDILLDDAAKAKAQGGLFVIGTERHESVRIDNQLRGRAGRQGDPGLTRFYLSLEDDLPRRFARERLERVTKKLGPVNGPVHAKEAQQLMAYAQETCESVNRSVRDDLVQLEEVISEQRLAIYRLRNQIVDSATLEQFVQPFAARTIRSYLEQYLTDDLVPEEWPIELLTAELEQLLHQPVELVLGDSIETIQQQMEPLITSVDQKIALQIAEDEETARRFMLLALDEQWTSHLTAMNSLKEGIHLRSYGQEQPVRIFEREGMDYFRYAIFSFEKQVVSGLCRLDETTLQGGLLHATVD, translated from the coding sequence ATGTTTCAGCGTGTTAAACAATTAATAGATGAACAGAGCCGCAGAATGCGCCGTTATGAAAAAACCGTTTTATTAATTAACAGTCTGGAAGCAGAAATGGAACAAAAAACGGATGAAGAATTAAGGATTTTGACACAATCCTTAAAAACCCGCCTTCAAGCTGGTGAGAAAATCGAAGCCCTCACCGGGACAGCGTTCGCGCTTGTCCGTGAAGCGAGCAAGCGGACACTCGGTCTTCGTCACTACGATGTCCAGTTACTTGGTGGATTGGCCCTTCTGTCCGGACACATCGCCGAAATGGCGACCGGTGAAGGAAAGACACTGGTCGCGTCACTTGCAAGTTTCACCCAGGCTTTACACGGTCAAGGGGTTCATGTCATCACGGTCAACGAATATCTCGCCCGGCGTGATGCGGAACAGATCGGTCAGATTCACCGGTTTTTAGGTTTAACGGTCGGCATCAATTCAGCAGAACTGTCATTCGAAGAAAAACAACAGGCCTATGCGTCTGATATTACATACGGAGTCGGAACGGAATTTGGTTTCGATTATCTGCGCGACCATTTAGTCATGCGACAAGAGGATCGTCTGCAACGCCCCCTCCACTTCGCCTTGATTGACGAAGTCGACAGCGTCTTGATTGACGAAGCAAAAACACCGCTTATCATGGCGGAACGCGATACCGTCCATGAAGGATTACAGCAATTGGTTCGTCATGTCGTCAAAGACTTTAAAGAAGACGCTGACTATTCATACGACGAAGAAATCAAAGCGGTCGCCTTGACCGATCAAAGTATCGAGACGATCGAACGGATTTTCGGTATCGATCAGCTGTTCGCGGCCGAGCATGCCGTCCTGTTCCACTATGTCATCCAAGCACTTCGGGCCCACGTCGTTCTGAAACGGGATGTCGATTATATCGTCAAGGATGATAAAATCGCGCTCGTCGACTTATTCACCGGACGGTTGATGGAAGGACGAAGTTTATCGGATGGCCTCCATCAAGCGCTCGAGGCGAAGGAACACGTCAGCGTGACCGAAGAAAACCGGACGACGGCGCAAATTACGATTCAGCATTACTTCCGCATGTATCATCATGTGTCCGGAATGACAGGTACTGCTGCCACGTCTCGCGATGAATTTTTGAAGACGTACCGGATGGATGTTGTCTCAATTCCACCGAATCGTCCTAAAATTCGGATTGACGAAGCCGATGTCCTGTTCTTGACGAGTTCCGAGAAATATTCAGCGATTGCGGCAGCGACCGAAACGGCTCATTTGACGGGACAACCCGTCTTGATCGGAACGACTTCAATCGAACAATCCTTAAAGGTTGCCGATGTCCTTGATCAACGTCAGATCCCTTACGAAATACTGAATGCCAAGACCGTCGATCAAGAAATTCGGATTATCGAGTCCGCCGGCCGCCACGGTCGGGTGACGATTGCGACAAACATGGCAGGACGCGGAACGGATATCCTGCTTGATGATGCGGCGAAGGCGAAGGCGCAGGGCGGTTTGTTCGTCATCGGCACGGAACGGCACGAGTCCGTCCGGATCGATAACCAGTTGCGTGGTCGGGCAGGACGCCAAGGCGATCCCGGCCTGACCCGGTTCTACCTGTCGCTTGAGGATGATCTGCCCCGCCGGTTTGCGCGCGAACGGTTAGAGCGTGTCACAAAGAAACTTGGTCCTGTCAACGGTCCGGTTCATGCAAAAGAAGCTCAGCAACTGATGGCCTATGCTCAGGAAACGTGTGAATCTGTCAACCGCAGTGTCCGTGACGACCTTGTCCAACTCGAGGAAGTCATCAGTGAACAGCGCCTTGCCATTTATCGTCTTCGCAACCAAATCGTTGATTCGGCGACGCTGGAACAATTTGTTCAGCCGTTTGCGGCTCGGACCATCCGTTCCTATCTCGAGCAATATTTGACGGATGATCTCGTTCCGGAAGAATGGCCAATCGAATTATTGACGGCGGAACTGGAGCAGCTGCTGCATCAACCGGTTGAATTGGTCCTGGGTGACTCGATCGAGACCATCCAACAACAAATGGAACCGCTGATTACTTCAGTCGATCAAAAAATAGCCTTGCAGATTGCCGAAGATGAAGAGACGGCACGACGTTTCATGTTACTTGCCCTGGATGAACAGTGGACGAGTCACTTGACGGCGATGAACTCGCTCAAGGAAGGAATTCATTTACGCAGTTACGGTCAAGAACAGCCGGTTCGGATCTTCGAACGGGAAGGCATGGATTATTTCCGTTATGCCATCTTCAGTTTTGAAAAACAAGTCGTGTCTGGACTATGTCGTCTGGACGAGACTACTTTGCAAGGAGGACTGCTTCATGCAACCGTCGATTGA